The region aaaacattcCCTTCTCTAAGGCCTCacggaggcctccgtgactgccacccaactgcaggatgcagcacacgccccattggcagtgctatgccaatgctggatgGCATTCCTGGCAcctgatgagggccagaagtgacctcattaggcaggaagttacatcattaagcagatgatggctagaaataagcaccttgttcTAACAcagaaacccattagctgcaaatgacagaagagaaaatgtgcaaatcttgttcataatttcaagatagagttcaatgctgggagagcccagttataatggggagggagataaattgcttccagtggccacccatccagcctgtgggccttatgtttgacacccctcctATACTTCTATACTGGCTCAATtagttattttttctttttctcttaaaCTTTGCTCAGTTTTAACCTATTCTTTTTTTCTACCGTGTAACATTAAAATTAAAGTTTTActgtcttgtttgatgtttttacttgttgTAATACTCTGTACTTGACTATAAagttttgtaaactgccttaggcatttgctttgtcatgggaaaggtgggctataaatttcttaaaaaaaatagaaaatactaCTTCTACAAAGTAAGAAGTCAGCCATAGGACTTTTGATAAAATTTTTGTGCATGACCATGTCATGTTGGATGTTTAAAaaattcttcttttaaaaatctttccttTGTAGAGTGCAGTGTGGAGTATTAGAAATGTCAAGGGACATTGTCTACCTTGGTGCGTAAAACACAAACAACTAATCAGTAGAGACAGCTGCGTTCTATAAATCTTGAAGCCAAAGGTGAGAAAGGGTGTTTAGGTTTCTGTCAAAAATGATttgtgaatgaatgggctcatatACTTTGGCTGAAACAATCCAAGGAGAAGATATCTGAGCAAGACCAACCAACCAGCAGGTCTTTATATGGGGAACAGAAAAATAGGATGTGGCCTTAGATTATGGGACAGATACTACTACATCTTCAGGACACTGTTGCAGCAATATGGTAAATGACATTGTAATTCTTTATAATTTGTTTGCCATTTTCCCTCCATGGGTCCTTTTTTAGCTCAGTGAGTTCTGAGTCATTTCCAGGGTGACCTTTTCCAGCTCAAGATGGAAGCGTTTAAAAatctgtacctgccaaaattccctcttctatacaatggttaaaggtaggcactctgtcctccattgtatctggtcaccctggtcattTCGCCACTACCACAAGATGTCTATAGGCACAAAGATGGTCCCGGGTACCAACAGGGAACCTGAGCCCTAACCAGAGCCCAACTATGCTGACTCCAGATAAtggtctgagagcccaatcctgggctcggcgccACGGCTTCGTGCCactgcacactgtcgcaaacgtgctgtagggcatgtttgtgagcctcaccgccgggctacTGCGCGTGCTAGTCCAGTACTGGCCGGCACTTATCCATGTTGACCATAAGGTTTATTGGCCCTGAACTGGCCAAATTGGCCAAATTTAACTGCTGTGGGTAATAGCCTTTAATGGATATAAAGTCTACAAATTTCCCTACTGacatttttaaagccatccaagccagCAGCCATCATCACAGTGAATTCTTACAGCAGTAAATTTTATACAGTAGGCATTAggtgcagtgtgtgtgttttctatttTGAATCTACTGTCAGTTCAGGTCATGTTTTGTAGATGGGGTAACCAGAACTGTACATAGCATTCCAAATGCAGGCAGCCTAGATTTATAGGAAAGTATTGTAATACTGGCTAATTTGCTTCCTAAAATCTCTGTTTTTGGCTTTTTCATTGATGCACCATATAGAACTGATATTTTCATTGCACTGTGCATTTTGAGTCCAATATTCCTTTGCTAGATCATTGGAAGATTAGACAACAAACTTACTTTTCTAGAGAGAGGAGAGAAATTTTAGAAAACGTTTTGTAGCATTATTTTCCTGTGTTGCTGAAGAGACAAGCCACTGTTCATTTTACAAAACAGATTGTTTCTTTGGCAATTAGAACTAATGTATGGAATCAAAGCTTTGCCTATGTAAATGGATCTGTCCTTCATGCAAGTTTCCAGTCACTATCTTcaaagttttttccccctcctattTCTAAGTTCCAGATGAcattttaagggcgcaatcctaaccccttatgtcaatgctttccagtactggcatagcggtaccaatgggacatgtgctgcatcctgcagttgggtgtcactcacagaggcttcctcaaagtaagcgaatgtttgttccctttcctcggagcttcactgcccttatgtcagttctggaaagcactgacatatggggttaggagTGCACCTTAAGACAGAAAACGAATAAATAACACAAAGCAAAATGCATTGCATGCTGATTTGAAGAATATTCTAAATTCATAGAGAATTCTCATTTACTGCCTCCTAACAAGCAAAGTTTGCTTCTGAACCCTCTGAGAGTTTGTGTTTTCTGTGTGTTGGCTTGGGACTGTGAGACAATCACAAGCCATTCACACAATGAATTCCCAAATAACGTGCTAAATACATTGTGTTTTATTTACTCTAGATGCAGTCCATGGCAAACAGAGAAGTGCAAAATCAAACAACTGTTGCTGAATTCGTTCTCTTGGGATTTGGGGATCTCCCTAAACTGGaatttcttctcttcctgccaTTCTTAGTCATCTACTTGGTGACTATGACTGGGAACCTCACCATTGTCTTCTTAGTTGTGATGGATCATCACCTTCACatccccatgtacttcttcctggggaatcTGTCCTTCTTGGAGTCCTGCTACAGCTCAAACATTTTGCCCAGAATGCTCACTAGTCTACTGACTGGGGAAAGAAGTATATCTGTCAAAGCCTGTTTTGTACAGTTTTACATATTTGCTTGCCTGGGTGGTGCTGAATGCTACTTCTTATCTGTCATGTCTTATGACAGGTACTTAGCTGTATGCAAGCCATTGCATTATGCCACTCTCATGAATAGCAGGTTGTGCCTCCAGTTAGCAGTGGTGTCTTGGATCAGTGGAGTTCTGGTTAGCACAAGTACAACCCTTTCCATATCTTCACTCTCATTCTGTGGTCCCAATGAAATTGATCATTACCTCTGTGATTTGTCCCCAGTCATAAAAGAAATCTCCTGCAGTGACACGTATGTCGTAGAGATGACCGCATTCATTTTTGCCTGTGTATTCACCTTCCCTCCATTTCTACTCACCTTGACATCCTACTTATGGATCATTGTTACAATCCTCAGAATTCCCTCCACCACTGGGAGACGAAAGGCCTTCTCTACCTGTTCATCTCACCTCACTGTGGTTGCCCTGTTTTATGGAACTCTGATACTTGTCTATATGCTACCACGTTCTAGGAACCTCAGATATGTTAAAAAAGTCTTCTCTCTCTTCTACACAGTCTTGACACCCATGGTCAATCCTCTCATATACAGCCTAAGAAACAAAGAAGTTAAGGAAGCCATAAGAAAGCGTTTCAGGAAGTTCCATGTGGCACTTCACGTTTTTAACAATTCCGTTTTTTAAtataggtgtgcgccacttaacaatgggaatACTTTCACCAATccttgttgttatgcaattaggtcattaagtgaatgttcagtccaatctatttcctttgatgtgtaaacagacactccctgccagacactagctgactgcacaggctactggagaaagattgcctcttctttacattaagagcctctttgttgtgtaaacagacactctgctgcaggctagcTATGGGAGACCCAATTGCCTCATTAGAAAGGATCttttttgtgctttgaccaccatcatatatgcggtctgttgttaagcaaaccGTTGTTAAGCAATGGACGCATGTACACGAAATAAGTTGTGATTTATTTGGTCTGCAGGTCATactcattttttatttgtttgttacaACACTGTTTTGTGGTGCAACACTGTTTGTTACAACACTGAAAAAACTCACTCAAAACTTGACACAATTTATCTAATTAAATTGTGAACTTTCAAGTGTATTCTTAGGAATTTGGTGTGAAATCAAGTACACCAAGGGAATGAAGGTGATATTCAACCCAACAATTTCATTTTGGCAGTATGATGACTATTCTTACATTTGCAGAATAGTAGGTATCCCAGTCAGTTTGCTGAATCACATGAGGTTAGTTAAATTTTTTATAGATGTATTCCTCCATGAACCCCCCAAAAGGTTACACGTTAGTCCTTGATTGGGGCCTAGAACAGTCCTAGACTTGCCTAGCCTACCAGATAGCTACATACATCACAACAAGCACCTATCCAGGCCCAGACCAGCTTATGGGTAGCTGTATTGCAGCAatcccttagagcccaatcctatccaactttccagcactgatgcagtcatgccaacagggtgtgtgctacatcctgcagttggggggggggcagtcacagaggcctcctcaaggtaagggaatgtttgttcccttaacctggggctgcattgcagctgcatcagcactagacagttggaaaagattgggcctttagtcatgCACAGATTTGCCTAGGCAGTCCTTTCGATACAGATGCTCTCAAACCCTTTGGCGAAATGAAGAGACTGGGGCAGGCAAAGAACAAACCAAAAAAGTGGCTGTCTGGAATTTTCCAGTCCCATTCTATGAAAACACAGGACAGCTATTTTTGTAGAAGATAATGTATGACTTTGTATTCTACTTTCCTTCCTTCATGGAACTCAGCACAGCATACCTGGGAATCCCAGGTGGTTTCCAGTCCAGGCACggcttagtttcagcaaggtaGCTAAAGCAACTGCTCACTGATTATGCTGGGATGTATGTGGAGGAAGAGCCAAGGCTGCTACTTCCCACTTACAAAGATTGCCTGGGAGATATTTCAGGGAGTAAGATCACCACTGGAAAAAGCCACATCTGGTATGTGGCAAATGAACTTGTATCAAAGGCTAGCCAGAGATCTGGTCTTGAGAGGCCAATTGCACAGCCCAAGTGGGTTCATGTGGGTGAAAGAAGTCCTTAATAAGGTAGCCAAATTGCAATCCATGGAGCTTGTTAAAGTAACACACCAACACTTTCAGCTGAGCCTGGAAAGAAAATGGCAGCCAATATTGTTGATTCAGAATTGGCATCAGATTACTGGGATACAATTTACCCCCAGCGACATACGTGTGGCAGCATTATGTACATATTTGAAACCCTGTGGGCAGCCCTACATAGTACACATTACAATTATCCAAGCTGGTTGTGGTCACTATGTGTGTTGCAGAAGCCATAGTACTGTGTAGGCTGCTTCAGCTGCTACTACTGCTCTAACCTATCTGAGCTTTTCCAGCAGTTGTTGAAAGGTAGCTAGGCACAGGTGGGCGATATAGTTGCTGGACCTCACATAGTTATTTAAAATACATAGTTCATTTTCTAGGCTTCATGTTCCCAAGGGAGAGCAAGAATGGTTACAAATAAAACCTACCAACAAAAGCAGCATATGCCCAATATATTTAAAATCCCACCCATCCAGAGGGCCGCAAGACCCACGGATTTTCCTCATCCACAGGTTTTGTTATCCATGGTGGGTCCTGGAACAAAACCGCTGTGGATAATGTGGGATACCCTGTATATTGTATGTATTGAGTAAAGAGCCTAATTTTTAGAAATTCCACACAGGTCCAGTGGGACTAGTATAAAACCCCCAAAACAATTTGTATTTCAAAAACACAAAATGAAAGTTAACATCACCATAGGAATTAATGGAACTTTTTGCTGGTGGAAAGGTGCCTTATTGCTCCCTCTGTGCTTAAATCCTCTTGGGTGTTTTGAGTTtagatatattttaaaaacacactcCTAATTGCTAATTGTTTTATGTCAGTTGATGGAGATATTCTCAGGCCAGGAACTGACAGAAGATTGAGCTTACTTTTAGAAAGGTATAACTGTGTTAGATCTTTGTTTTTAAGAAGGATGGTTAGCaaggatgaagaagaagaaaaaattcaaaagaTTCATGGTTTCCAGTGCCAAAAAGGGGCACTCAAAACAACTGACACAATTTGTCAATATTGTGCAAATTGATAAAGGACGACAGaggctgtttttaattttctctttACAGATCAAGTGTTCTTTGCTAAACACTTTGGTTTTCCTAAAGATCTAGCTGGGCGGATTTAATCTTCAAACATATCAACGTATCAGATTTTCAAATGCTGCTGTTCATTTTGATTGGTAGGAAatagaagaggaaggagaggagttttttttttttgttttttttttaatgaacagttTCATTTTCTTATAAGTAACCCTTTTTTTAGAAGCAATCCAAAGCCATCTTTGGGGCTAATTCTGTGGTTTTCATCGAATCACTTACAAATGGTGGAGAAATATTTATTATAAGATGTTAGGGAACAATCAGCTACCCCTGATCCATGCCTCATAGAAGGTTAAGGTATTAGGAATGAGGTAGGTGGGAAAGACATACAAGAAGTATTTTGGGTGCCCATTTGCAAGAATAGTACGATAGTGATTGAATAAATACACGcataattataatttaaaatgttgtaagcaaCTTCGGAATGCAGGGATCTactctagtcagtggcatagctaatgatcttgtagcccagtgccaaactcaaaatgttgccctggaagtgatgtcacaaccggaaccgatgacaaaatcagatttaattaattaagtaaataaataaaaagttattggttccatgctgtatcatcataatatttcattggcactcagaacaatcagtctcacaggtcagttttgagttaagtaaatccactttttgttccataaaggcagttgtgttttcattttctggttaattggccataacttttgatagaatacagataatacAGATGTATTATCCCAGTCACACTGTCCAACCTCATCTCAACCACTAGGTTGTAAATAGGGTACATATATCCCAATgctgtttctttcattgcattctgcatcaaattacctttccaatgatatctaACTTGATGGtcttattcatacataccaagattttcacaatttttgtcactagtgtcaagctcagcttgttgcccccctacaaCTTGatacccagtgcaactgctacctcctgcacccccttagctatgccactgactctaGTAACAGTAGTCTGAACAATCTCTGTTGTACTCATACacctttttaaaatccttttctcttgagaaaggagaagatagTCCAGCCACCCTATTTACTTCACAGATCATCTGCGTGGTGGCTATCAAGATCTCTTGCAGATGTGGAAACCCACGAATAACCAAATCTGTGAGTCTGGaccctcacctgacctccagaGGCAAGTAGAAGCTCCCAAAATACTTTTAATATCTCTTTccaacccacccctttcccaatACCTTAACCTTCTAAGAGGCATGGATCTAGTGTCGCTGGTTGTTTTCTAATATCTTGTAATAAATATTTCCCCACCATATTTATCACTAgatagaggaggaaaaaaaaaaaggcaatagcAACATTGGGGCCAGGCCAGCTGCAGTTGCATGCAATTAGTTATTTTTTTACCACTAGTTTTCCACTGTTTAAAATGTTGCATGCAGCATTTCACATTGACTTGGATGAGCATCACAGTGATGTGCACCTGGAGGTGACCCTACAAGTGCACTGCCTGTATGCACAAAAGCTTCTTCTGTGGCCAAATCTCTCCTGAAGAAATTGCTCCATTTATCTGAAAGCAGAATTTCTGTATTTATCATAGTATGTAAATTTTTCCACCCATTTCTCTTTCCAGTCAATCATTTTAGCACAAATGAGGTGTGTGACAATGTTGAGAGACTCATTTTTTAACTATTACTTTGGTACTGTTTGTTTCAATTTCAGCATGCCTTCTTCCCAGTTTGTGCCATAAATGCATCAA is a window of Tiliqua scincoides isolate rTilSci1 chromosome 5, rTilSci1.hap2, whole genome shotgun sequence DNA encoding:
- the LOC136652406 gene encoding olfactory receptor 10A3-like translates to MQSMANREVQNQTTVAEFVLLGFGDLPKLEFLLFLPFLVIYLVTMTGNLTIVFLVVMDHHLHIPMYFFLGNLSFLESCYSSNILPRMLTSLLTGERSISVKACFVQFYIFACLGGAECYFLSVMSYDRYLAVCKPLHYATLMNSRLCLQLAVVSWISGVLVSTSTTLSISSLSFCGPNEIDHYLCDLSPVIKEISCSDTYVVEMTAFIFACVFTFPPFLLTLTSYLWIIVTILRIPSTTGRRKAFSTCSSHLTVVALFYGTLILVYMLPRSRNLRYVKKVFSLFYTVLTPMVNPLIYSLRNKEVKEAIRKRFRKFHVALHVFNNSVF